In Aegilops tauschii subsp. strangulata cultivar AL8/78 chromosome 3, Aet v6.0, whole genome shotgun sequence, one genomic interval encodes:
- the LOC109777367 gene encoding protein PAT1 homolog 1, with product MPGAEADGGAGAGASSSSTADSFDAGQYAFFGKEPRDGLELGCLEADGGHGNGGGFSGPEDGGLYRLSSVGEEIDNLSNLSDVDDLASTFAKLNRTVSGGTRNPGVIGDRRSISRGSSLTVDWTEDVEFPNYQDILENEEFQEGKRWWSSQSHSLMQQGDNKPLSRTSSYPQQPLQHRSSEPITGPKSPPLTSFPPPGGRSPHPAQGLTRHGSIPSFGAGIQMGSPSMPLPGSPYHMVGLPHGLPYGGSMPFGGPNMHVSNPMQNDWSNQANLFTGEHLNLLPNLLQKQISLPNSPMSSLLFSQQQQRLAQLQPSHHHNYLNLPPHLFYHHHPPEIPGRFESATSLPSSRDKRSRSGRGKHSLRFSQPPSDTTGSQNGESGGLKFRSKYMSSEEIESILRMQHSASHSSDPYVVDYYHQACMAKKGSSSKQKTNFSPTSVKDLPSKSRSSGDQHAYLQVDALGRVSFSSIRRPRSLLEVDNPLSGEGPHDQKSSVRSLEKEPMVAARVTVEDAIGLLLEVDDIDRLLQSSQAQENSFQLRRRRQVLLEGLAASLQLADPLGPSKSANSSGLAPKDDIVFLRIVSLPKGRKLLARYIRLIVPGSELTRIVCMAIFRHLRFLFGGLPSDSSAAETTVALAKTVSTCAHHMELGALSACLAAVVCSSEQPPLRPLGSSAGDGASLIIKSVLDRATELLTDQRAVSSYTPSNRALWQASFDAFFGLLTKYCLSKYESILQMFVMQASGSVIGSEASQATSREMPVELLRASLPHTNEQQRQMLLDFAQRTTPASSFNPTGASGGHISSESVPG from the exons ATGCCGGGCGCTGAGgccgacggcggcgccggcgccggcgcttcctcctcctccaccgcAG ATAGTTTTGACGCCGGGCAGTACGCCTTCTTCGGGAAGGAGCCGCGCGACGGGCTCGAGCTAGGTTGCTTGGAGGCTGATGGTGGCCATGGCAATGGCGGTGGATTCAGCGGGCCAGAGGATGGTGGCTTGTACCGGCTCTCTTCGGTGGGAGAAGAG ATTGACAATCTAAGTAACTTGTCGGACGTCGATGATCTTGCGAGTACTTTTGCTAAG TTGAACCGAACCGTTAGTGGTGGAACACGGAATCCTGGTGTTATCGGTGACAGACGATCCATTTCAAGAGGAA GTTCTTTAACTGTTGATTGGACTGAGGATGTCGAGTTTCCCAATTATCAGGATATATTAGAAAATGAGGAATTCCAGGAAGGTAAAAGATGGTGGTCATCGCAGTCACATTCTTTGATGCAGCAAGGGGACAACAAGCCGTTAAGTCGAACATCTTCCTATCCTCAGCAGCCACTGCAGCACCGTTCCAGTGAACCTATCACAGGACCAAAGTCTCCTCCGTTAACCTCGTTTCCGCCACCAGGTGGTAGATCACCACATCCTGCTCAAGGTCTTACACGTCATGGGAGCATTCCATCGTTTGGAGCTGGGATACAGATGGGTTCTCCGAGCATGCCACTGCCAGGTTCCCCGTATCATATGGTTGGGTTACCTCATGGACTACCATATGGTGGAAGCATGCCCTTTGGTGGTCCTAATATGCATGTAAGCAATCCAATGCAAAATGACTGGTCAAACCAAGCCAACCTGTTCACTGGGGAGCACCTTAATCTACTGCCAAACTTGTTACAGAAACAAATATCGCTTCCGAATAGCCCAATGTCATCACTGCTATTCTCTCAGCAACAGCAGAGATTGGCACAGCTCCAACCATCCCACCATCATAATTACCTAAATTTACCACCCCACCTATTCTACCATCATCACCCCCCAGAGATACCAGGCAGGTTTGAATCTGCTACCAGTCTTCCTTCATCAAGAGACAAGAGATCAAGATCAGGAAGGGGAAAACACAGTTTACGTTTTTCTCAACCACCATCTGATACTACTGGTAGTCAGAACGGTGAGAGTGGTGGACTGAAGTTTAGATCCAAGTACATGTCATCTGAAGAGATTGAGTCTATTCTAAGAATGCAGCACTCGGCAAGTCACAGCAGTGATCCTTACGTTGTTGATTATTATCATCAAGCTTGCATGGCGAAAAAGGGTTCCAGTTCTAAGCAAAAGACCAATTTCTCCCCAACATCAGTTAAagacttgccctccaagtccagaTCAAGTGGTGACCAGCATGCATATCTTCAGGTCGATGCTCTTGGGAGAGTTTCTTTCTCTTCCATTCGCAGGCCCCGGTCTCTTCTTGAAGTTGACAATCCTTTGTCAGGTGAGGGTCCTCATGATCAGAAGTCTTCCGTGAGGTCCCTGGAGAAAGAACCTATGGTAGCAGCCAGGGTCACTGTTGAAGATGCCATTGGTCTTCTTCTTGAGGTGGATGATATTGACAGGCTCCTGCAGTCTAGCCAGGCACAGGAGAACAGCTTCCAGCTGAGGCGAAGGCGACAAGTTCTCCTTGAAGGTCTAGCCGCGTCACTTCAGCTTGCTGACCCTCTTGGGCCCAGCAAATCTGCCAATTCATCTGGTTTAGCCCCTAAGGATGATATTGTCTTTCTTCGCATTGTTTCTCTTCCCAAAGGACGTAAGCTTCTGGCTCGTTATATCCGGCTTATTGTCCCTGGAAGCGAGTTGACCAGGATTGTGTGCATGGCTATTTTCCGACACCTGAGGTTCTTGTTTGGGGGTTTACCATCAGATTCAAGTGCAGCAGAGACAACAGTTGCTCTGGCAAAGACTGTTTCGACTTGTGCTCACCATATGGAGCTCGGTGCTCTTAGTGCTTGCCTTGCTGCAGTTGTCTGTTCATCTGAGCAACCACCTCTCCGTCCTCTTGGTAGCTCTGCTGGTGACGGGGCTTCTCTTATTATCAAGTCAGTACTGGACCGAGCAACTGAGTTGCTGACTGATCAGCGTGCCGTATCCAGCTATACCCCGTCAAACCGAGCTCTCTGGCAGGCATCGTTTGATGCTTTCTTTGGGCTTCTGACAAAATACTGCCTCAGTAAGTATGAAAGTATTCTGCAGATGTTTGTGATGCAGGCATCAGGCTCTGTGATTGGATCTGAAGCCTCCCAAGCAACCAGCAGGGAGATGCCAGTAGAGTTGCTACGTGCAAGCCTCCCCCACACAAACGAGCAGCAACGCCAGATGCTGCTTGATTTCGCTCAGAGAACCACGCCTGCCAGCAGTTTTAATCCCACTGGTGCTAGCGGTGGACACATCTCTTCTGAATCGGTTCCTggttaa
- the LOC120976810 gene encoding putative calcium-binding protein CML23, producing the protein MSMAASRQISTAELRLCIKEALGGDMSTEEVQALMASADTDGDGLLDEEGFLRLVREAEAGHEEEENRCREAFGVYEMEGRGCITPLSLKLMMSRLGLHLEVDVSTSVRL; encoded by the coding sequence ATGAGCATGGCCGCATCACGGCAGATCTCCACGGCCGAGCTGCGGCTCTGCATCAAGGAGGCGCTGGGCGGCGACATGTCGACCGAGGAGGTGCAGGCCCTGATGGCCTCCGCAGATACCGATGGCGACGGGCTGCTGGACGAGGAGGGGTTCCTGAGGCTGGTGCGGGAGGCTGAGGCCGGCCACGAGGAAGAGGAAAACAGGTGCAGGGAGGCGTTCGGGGTGTACGAGATGGAAGGGAGGGGCTGCATCACCCCGCTCAGCCTCAAGCTGATGATGAGCAGGCTAGGCCTGCACCTGGAAGTCGACGTCTCGACGAGTGTCAGGTTATGA